The sequence below is a genomic window from Deinococcus seoulensis.
CAGGGACCAGCTGCTCAGGATGCCTGCCCCGGCCAGGAATTTCACGGTTTCCTCGGCGGTACGGGGGGCGTGGGTGTTGATGACGCTGATCACGTAGGGGGACAGCGCGATGATCAGGGCGCTCATGGGGGCGGCCAGGAACGTGGTGGTGCGGATGGTGCTGGCGGTGAGTGCGCGGAACTGCGGCCAGTTCTTCTCGGCGGCCGCCTGCGAGAAGCGCGGGAAGACCGCCAGGACGGGAGAGACGACGAACAGGCCGTTCACGGTGGTGAACAGTGCCTGCGCGTTGAAGTACCCGGCCTGCGTGCCGGAATCGAACAGCCGCGCGTCGGAGAGCAGGCGCAGCACGTACACGTTCAGGAACTGCCGCGCCCCGGCCGTCAGGGTGAACGGGGCCATCTGGCGGATCACGCGTCCCACCGCCGGGTGCCCCCTCAGGGCCGGGGTGGGCAGCAGCCCGAAGCGGTTCAGGGCAGGTAACTGCACCACGAGTTGCGCCACGCCGCCGATCAGCCAGCCGAACGCCAGCCACTCGGCCTGCTTGGGCAGCAGCACCAGCGCCGCGATGCTGGCGATGTTGAACGCCACGGGCGCGAAACTGCTCTCGCGGAAGTGCTCGTCGGCGTTCAGCAGTCCCATGGCGATGGCGGACAGGCTGATCAGCATCAGGAACGGCATGACCATGCGGGTCATGAACAGCGCCAGTTCCCGGTCGATGTTCGACTGCCCGGCCAGCAGCAGGTCCACGAGGTACGGCGCGGCCAGGATGCCCGCCGCCATGAGGAGCAGGTTCACGGCGATCAGTACGCCGCTGAACGCCTGCGCCAGCTTTCTGCGCTCGGCATCATCCAGGGTCTTGTAGACCGGGATGAACGAGTTCACCAGTGCCCCCTCGGCCAGCAGTTCCCGCAGCAGGTTGGGAATGGTGACGGCCGTGTTGAACGCCTCGATCAGCGTGACGCTGAACAGGTTGTTCAGGGCGATCTGGCGCAGGATGCCGCTCAGGCGGGAGCCGAGCGTGCCGAGCATGACGATGATGGTGTTGGCGCGCAGGGATTTTTTCGGCCCGGCGGGTGGGGGCGCGGCGGGCGGTCCGGCGTCCTCGAAGGACATGTTCAGTTCGGGTGGTGCGGGGGGCGGGCCGGACGGCGGGAGACTCACGGGGGTCACTGTACCGCCCGTTCCGCCCGGCCTTCATGCGGCGTTCAGGTCGCGGGCTGGTTCTGCTCGTCGGGGGTGACCTCGCGGGCGCTGCCGTCCGGGCCGATGAGCAGGTGCGGCGCGCCGAAGCTGACGTTCAGGCGCAGGGTGTTCAGGTACGCCTGGAGGTTGGCGGGCATGTCGCTGAGGGTGAAGGGTGCGCGGGGGGCGGCGACGAGGCGGTACAGGCCAGTCTGGCCGGGCAGGCGGTCGTACACGAACGCGCCGCGCCGCTGGGCGGGTGTCAGGTGCTCGTCGAAGCCTCCGGCGGGGGCGTTGGGGTCCTCGGTTTCGGGGCGCAGGTCGATCCAGACGTGCGTGCGTTCCAGCAGTCCCTCGCTCTGCAGGGCGGCCTCGGGAACGGTGTCGTCCCCGGCGGCCAGGAACTGCGCGACGTGGCCGCGTGTGTCGGTGGCGAACCAGTCGAATTCCACGTCGCGGATTTCCTCGCGGGTGATGACGACCTGCAGCAGTTCCTCGTCGGTGAGGGGGGGTTCGGTGGGGGCGTGGCTCATGGTTACTGGCCACCCAGCGCGGCGGCGACCACGTCGCGTGCCTCGTCCATGACCTGCTTCAGGTGCTCCGGGCCGCGGAAGCTCTCGGCGTAGATCTTGTAGACGTCCTCGGTGCCGCTGGGGCGCGCGGCGAACCAGGCCTCGTCGGTGGTGACTTTCAGGCCGCCGATGGGTTCGTCGTTGCCGGGCGCGCGGGTGAGTTTCGCGGTGATGGGGTCGCCGCCCAGGGTGGTGGCGGTGACCTGTTCGGGCGAGAGGCTGCCCAGGATCTTCTTCTGGTCGGGCGTGGCGGGCGCGTCCTGGCGGTCGTAGGCGGTCGCGCCGAGGCGGGCGGTCAGGTCCGCGAAGCGGGCGCTGGGCGTCTGGCCGGTGCGGGCGGTGATCTCGGCGGCGAGCAGGCCGGGGATCAGGCCGTCCTTGTCGGTACTCCAGGCGCGGCCGTCGCGGCGCAGGAAGCTGGCCCCGGCGCTCTCCTCGCCGCCGAAGCCGAAGGAGCCGCTTTGCAGGCCCGCCACGAAGTACTTGAAGCCCACCGGGACCTCCACGACGCGGCGGCCGATGCTGGCGCCCACCCGGTCGATCAGGGCGCTGCTGACCAGCGTCTTGCCGATGGCGGCGTCTGCGCGCCAGCCGGGGCGGTTCTGGAACAGGTACTCAATCATCACGGCGAGGTAGTGGTTGGGGTTCATCAGGCCGTCGGCGGTGACGATGCCGTGCCGGTCGGCGTCCGGGTCGTTCCCGATGGCCACGTCGAAGTCGCCTTTCAGGGCCAGCAGACCCGCCATGGCGTAGGGGCTGGAGCAGTCCATGCGGATCTTGCCGTCGCGGTCCACGCTCATGAACGCGAAGCTGGGGTCGATGACGTCGTTCACGATGGTCAGGTTCAGGTCGTGCGCCGCCTGAATGGCCTGCCAGACCGGGAGGCTGCTGCCGCCCAGCGGGTCCACGCCGATGCGCACGCCGCTGGCACGGATGACGTCCAGGTCGATCACTTCGGGCAGTTGCGTCACGTAGGGCGTGATGAAGTCGAATTCCTCCAGGGCGGCCATGGCGTCTTCCAGGGACACGCGCTGCACGTCGCGCAGTTCGTCTTCCATGATCTGGTTGGCGCGGGCCTGCACGACTTTCGTGACGTCGGTGTCGGCGGGGCCGC
It includes:
- the murJ gene encoding murein biosynthesis integral membrane protein MurJ, which gives rise to MSFEDAGPPAAPPPAGPKKSLRANTIIVMLGTLGSRLSGILRQIALNNLFSVTLIEAFNTAVTIPNLLRELLAEGALVNSFIPVYKTLDDAERRKLAQAFSGVLIAVNLLLMAAGILAAPYLVDLLLAGQSNIDRELALFMTRMVMPFLMLISLSAIAMGLLNADEHFRESSFAPVAFNIASIAALVLLPKQAEWLAFGWLIGGVAQLVVQLPALNRFGLLPTPALRGHPAVGRVIRQMAPFTLTAGARQFLNVYVLRLLSDARLFDSGTQAGYFNAQALFTTVNGLFVVSPVLAVFPRFSQAAAEKNWPQFRALTASTIRTTTFLAAPMSALIIALSPYVISVINTHAPRTAEETVKFLAGAGILSSWSLALVPWALVTVLLRTFYARERTREAVTISAIGFVLEVGLYRLLVPGLGLIGFGLSTTISGLLMTAALIALYRRAVGFPGREVTLHLLRVVPLAAVSGGAAWLIARAVPIEPGFILTSIPVLALAGGAGLAVYLGGALALRMPEVAAVTRRLKR
- the pgm gene encoding phosphoglucomutase (alpha-D-glucose-1,6-bisphosphate-dependent) — encoded protein: MTISELAGKRAPRSLLTNIPRLVAHYYETRPLPSDPLQRVAFGTSGHRGNSLAGTFNEAHILAISQAVAEYRAQAGITGPLYMGLDTHALSEPAWMTALEVLIANGVRVRVQPGLFTPTPLVSHAILEHNRAGVDGVADGIVITPSHNPPQDGGFKYNPPSGGPADTDVTKVVQARANQIMEDELRDVQRVSLEDAMAALEEFDFITPYVTQLPEVIDLDVIRASGVRIGVDPLGGSSLPVWQAIQAAHDLNLTIVNDVIDPSFAFMSVDRDGKIRMDCSSPYAMAGLLALKGDFDVAIGNDPDADRHGIVTADGLMNPNHYLAVMIEYLFQNRPGWRADAAIGKTLVSSALIDRVGASIGRRVVEVPVGFKYFVAGLQSGSFGFGGEESAGASFLRRDGRAWSTDKDGLIPGLLAAEITARTGQTPSARFADLTARLGATAYDRQDAPATPDQKKILGSLSPEQVTATTLGGDPITAKLTRAPGNDEPIGGLKVTTDEAWFAARPSGTEDVYKIYAESFRGPEHLKQVMDEARDVVAAALGGQ